The Chitinophagales bacterium genome has a segment encoding these proteins:
- a CDS encoding zinc-dependent peptidase encodes MIKVIVVISIIGVQFYLVFRNDKPKSKYKKIFWVLKNSIKFNKYDKAFLLENQQYYAALSDTLKKKFEQRLIMILAKKDFYYTRTSNRNKEKMLLLIAAELVQITFGLKYFTIDHFARIEIYKESFYLYNSDIRLSGYTSGSRGFIALSESAYLKSIEDRNDGFNVALHEFAHAIHISGIVDKMYFDDLHQLAWEKYAEKVIASYDCNQTNYLPWYAYKDKDELYACSIEQFFERPLQLQQHLPEAYELLKVLLNQNPIEKASPIEV; translated from the coding sequence GTGATAAAAGTTATAGTCGTAATATCAATTATTGGTGTGCAGTTTTATTTAGTATTTAGAAACGATAAACCAAAATCTAAGTACAAAAAAATATTTTGGGTATTAAAGAATAGTATCAAATTTAATAAATATGATAAAGCTTTTCTATTAGAAAATCAACAGTATTATGCAGCCTTAAGTGATACACTTAAAAAGAAGTTTGAACAGCGCTTAATAATGATACTTGCTAAAAAAGACTTTTACTACACTAGAACTTCTAATAGAAACAAAGAGAAAATGCTATTGCTAATAGCTGCCGAATTAGTACAAATAACCTTTGGTTTAAAATATTTTACCATTGACCACTTTGCTAGAATTGAAATTTATAAAGAAAGTTTTTATTTGTATAATTCGGATATTAGATTGTCTGGTTATACTTCAGGAAGTAGAGGATTTATTGCTTTAAGTGAAAGTGCTTACTTAAAAAGTATAGAAGATAGAAACGATGGTTTTAATGTAGCACTACATGAGTTTGCACATGCCATTCATATTTCTGGTATAGTAGATAAAATGTATTTTGACGACTTGCATCAATTGGCTTGGGAAAAGTATGCTGAAAAAGTAATTGCTTCGTATGATTGTAACCAAACGAATTATTTGCCTTGGTATGCTTATAAAGACAAAGACGAATTATATGCTTGTAGTATAGAGCAATTTTTTGAGCGACCATTACAGTTACAACAGCACTTACCAGAAGCATATGAATTGTTAAAAGTACTACTCAATCAAAATCCTATTGAAAAAGCAAGTCCTATAGAAGTGTGA
- a CDS encoding DoxX family protein — MNSNTLLLRFAVVVILLVHAIAGMFNNGINDFGNFFLNQIGFAPFGVPLAWAIKLSHIAAALCLIFNKYVKIACIVTIFVLIAGIVLVHFKEGWFVVGGGRNGMEFNFLLIFVLLTIMYPNGLKQKKSS; from the coding sequence ATGAATAGTAATACACTACTACTACGATTTGCAGTTGTTGTTATTTTATTAGTTCATGCAATAGCAGGAATGTTTAATAATGGTATCAACGATTTTGGAAATTTTTTCCTAAATCAAATTGGTTTTGCACCATTTGGTGTACCATTGGCTTGGGCAATTAAATTGTCGCATATTGCAGCAGCTTTATGCTTGATATTTAATAAATATGTAAAAATTGCTTGTATAGTTACCATATTTGTATTAATAGCAGGAATTGTTTTAGTACATTTTAAAGAAGGTTGGTTTGTTGTTGGTGGAGGAAGAAATGGTATGGAATTTAATTTCTTACTCATTTTTGTACTATTAACAATAATGTATCCAAATGGATTAAAACAAAAAAAGAGTAGTTAA
- the tig gene encoding trigger factor, translated as MEIKKNQIDDLNATISIDLKQADYLDAVNASIKSYKKQAQIKGFRKGHVPDGVIRKMYGNAILFEEINKTLSDALNKYIEDEKLELLGRPLPQENQQLDLDIKNPQDFEFIYDIALAPSFELPSYNTINIDKEVVDIDDKTLDDEVDKIAQRYGELLQLPEDATVEDKDVLTVHFKELDDKNIKEDGVQHTGVFNLEMLKDDKVKKQLLKAKLNDTLNINIFGAFDRSKEEVAKHFLGLEDNIPKNLSDDFEMTIEKISRTKKAEINQALFDKVYGPEVCKTEEEFRNKIKQELEGYGKQLSENKVRRAIFDNLVEKTNIPLPDDFLKRFIKVSNENPISDEQIEKEYPEFSKGLKWNLITSKIAKDNDLKTDFEDVKAFSREQVRQQMEMYNTSGNTIDDKTLDLLNDNMMQREDHVKKSYESAMEQKLFNFLESKVTLNDKKISFDDLLKNN; from the coding sequence GTGGAAATTAAAAAAAATCAGATTGACGACTTAAATGCTACTATTAGTATTGATTTAAAACAAGCAGATTATTTAGATGCAGTAAATGCGAGCATCAAATCTTATAAAAAACAAGCACAAATAAAAGGTTTTAGAAAAGGTCATGTACCTGATGGTGTTATTAGAAAAATGTATGGTAATGCTATTTTGTTTGAAGAAATCAATAAAACACTTTCTGATGCTTTGAACAAATATATAGAAGATGAGAAATTAGAATTACTAGGCAGACCACTTCCTCAAGAAAATCAACAATTAGATTTAGATATTAAAAATCCGCAAGATTTTGAATTTATTTATGATATAGCTTTGGCTCCAAGTTTTGAATTGCCAAGCTATAATACTATAAATATAGATAAAGAAGTAGTAGACATTGACGATAAAACTCTTGATGACGAAGTAGACAAAATTGCTCAAAGATATGGTGAGTTACTACAATTACCAGAAGATGCCACTGTGGAAGATAAAGATGTGTTGACTGTTCACTTTAAAGAATTAGACGATAAAAATATAAAAGAAGACGGAGTTCAACACACAGGCGTTTTTAATTTAGAGATGTTGAAAGACGACAAAGTAAAAAAACAGTTACTTAAAGCTAAGTTGAATGATACGCTGAACATCAATATTTTTGGTGCGTTTGATAGAAGTAAAGAAGAGGTTGCTAAACACTTTTTAGGATTAGAAGATAATATTCCTAAAAATTTGTCTGATGATTTTGAAATGACCATCGAAAAAATTTCAAGAACTAAAAAAGCAGAAATTAATCAAGCTTTGTTTGATAAAGTGTATGGTCCAGAAGTTTGTAAAACCGAAGAAGAGTTCAGAAATAAAATCAAACAAGAACTAGAAGGTTATGGCAAACAACTAAGCGAAAACAAAGTTAGAAGAGCCATTTTTGATAATTTGGTTGAAAAAACTAATATTCCATTACCAGATGATTTCTTAAAAAGATTCATCAAAGTATCTAACGAAAATCCAATCAGCGATGAACAAATAGAAAAAGAATATCCAGAATTTAGCAAAGGATTAAAATGGAATTTAATCACTTCTAAAATTGCTAAAGACAACGACCTAAAAACTGATTTTGAAGATGTAAAAGCATTTTCTAGAGAGCAAGTGCGTCAGCAAATGGAAATGTACAACACTTCTGGCAACACTATTGATGACAAAACTTTAGATTTGCTCAACGACAACATGATGCAAAGAGAAGACCATGTCAAAAAGTCATACGAATCTGCAATGGAACAAAAATTGTTTAATTTTTTAGAAAGTAAAGTAACGCTAAACGATAAAAAGATTAGCTTTGATGATTTACTGAAGAACAATTAA
- a CDS encoding energy transducer TonB codes for MIYLKQIIIFTDMKVMLYTCIILMTFCSIAKPPKKVKLPITNCIEEANYAQSDEYKNYIDQLCKENFKQIDTNTISVYNQKTEDIISPSFGSAEDGKEQLIKFFVLNMNYPYKAKECDTQGKVYVQFIVDIDGTIKNATIIKELLGFGLEEEVINLFKKMPNWNPAKLNGKIVPCYYIFPVTFKLA; via the coding sequence ATGATATATTTAAAACAAATTATTATATTTACTGACATGAAAGTAATGCTTTATACTTGTATCATATTAATGACATTTTGTTCAATTGCAAAACCTCCTAAAAAAGTGAAGTTACCAATAACTAATTGTATTGAAGAAGCAAATTATGCACAAAGTGATGAATACAAAAACTATATCGACCAATTATGTAAAGAAAATTTCAAACAAATTGATACAAATACTATATCGGTTTATAATCAAAAAACTGAAGATATAATATCTCCATCATTTGGAAGTGCTGAAGATGGTAAAGAACAGTTAATTAAATTCTTCGTTCTTAATATGAATTATCCTTACAAAGCAAAAGAATGTGATACTCAAGGAAAAGTATATGTACAGTTTATTGTAGATATTGATGGCACAATAAAAAATGCAACTATTATAAAAGAATTATTAGGTTTTGGTTTAGAAGAAGAAGTAATTAACTTATTTAAAAAAATGCCAAATTGGAATCCAGCAAAATTAAATGGTAAGATAGTTCCATGTTATTACATTTTTCCAGTTACCTTTAAACTTGCTTAG
- a CDS encoding AAA family ATPase — MSNQYSIYATSSDKAGFRLQYMEVYNWGTFDEKVFRINPKGNNSLLTGANASGKSTYIDALLTLIVPAKKDRFYNQSSGVEKKGDRTEETYVLGHYGNIQEEGKTSASTQKLRNTNTYSVILAHFENTDTKRITLFQVRWFSNNELRRQFGIAFVPLEIEKDFSQFDGKGTWKKRLDKTYNSNATKKKIEFIDGPTAYAERMSNLFGMRSIKALSLFNQVVGVKVLEDLDEFIRTNMLEEQDAELEFIQLKESFLTLMDAKTNIEKAKEQIKQLTPINEIAITLTNIKADLYRLEKSKETAVYWFAKKGVELGEKELENCKQELKRLNDELGGLRDKEEKLKQEERTISISIEKDEVGSKINELEKEIKQLDRSKELRSSKLDEYNKVAQNIELNTHPSEETFSANREKAKQLKQSTQQKIDDESENLRALKNNADDLEKSTNELVITIQTLQKNKNNIAGREAEIRDEIIAHIGAGHEEIPFIGELIKVKEDELAWESSIEKVLHNFALRLIVPPKYYTQVNQYVNSNNLRGRIRYDKYEEQDYLKNLRHKEINEKSLINKIDIKPKTQYNEWIEDYLENQFDFVCVDNLAEFERHSEMALTQSGLIKFKRGKHEKDDRPHITRKENYVLGWDNKEKIAVLKKELTNLQNQQTENKKAITSKNDEIKKLGTFKDECHNLFSKFEKYDDINWQTYAQEIHEKEKLKADLEKTNDRVKMLQEQLEKVQKDLKQLLEVDIKNKDREFFQTEERQKSIGKTISDNKSISDPLGNIDISAFETQNPNLLNIRYSNFETSRKNFQDENSKETKKLEEQKGENENEVRIKINAFKQPSEEILGKFKDWRSDVNSLPDSTHLELISEYQSFLNKLKQDNLPKFDKKFNDYLQETITNKVGDFRMFFENWSDSIKENIRHLNDSLKEIDFKSNPKTYIQLVAPNKINDEVKEFRKLLDEAVPNVYQMEKTIEGREYHFNNHIHPFIEKLDKEEWRKKVMDVRFWFSYKAEEFYKETNKKFKTYEAMGQLSGGEKAQLTYTILGSAIAYQFGLTNEGLQTNSFRFIAIDEAFKAQDEDKARYLITLCKQLHLQLLVVTPSDNIHIVENDISFVHFVERKEERHSWLYDMPIEQFKEEKANYLNK, encoded by the coding sequence ATGTCAAATCAGTATAGCATTTATGCCACAAGTTCTGACAAAGCAGGTTTCAGACTTCAATATATGGAAGTTTACAACTGGGGAACTTTTGATGAGAAAGTTTTTAGAATAAATCCGAAAGGAAATAATTCTCTTTTAACTGGTGCAAACGCATCGGGAAAAAGCACCTACATTGATGCTTTGCTGACTTTGATTGTTCCTGCAAAGAAAGACCGTTTTTACAATCAATCATCAGGTGTTGAGAAAAAAGGTGATCGCACCGAAGAAACTTATGTGTTAGGGCATTACGGCAACATTCAAGAAGAAGGAAAAACATCTGCTTCTACTCAAAAGTTGCGTAATACAAATACTTATTCCGTAATCCTTGCCCATTTTGAAAATACAGATACTAAAAGAATTACACTATTTCAAGTTCGTTGGTTTTCAAACAACGAATTAAGGCGACAATTCGGAATTGCTTTCGTTCCATTAGAAATTGAAAAAGATTTCAGCCAGTTTGACGGAAAAGGAACTTGGAAAAAAAGATTGGACAAAACATACAATTCAAACGCAACTAAAAAGAAAATTGAATTTATAGACGGACCAACAGCTTATGCAGAACGAATGTCAAATCTATTCGGTATGCGTTCTATAAAGGCCTTGAGCTTATTCAACCAAGTTGTTGGCGTGAAAGTGCTGGAAGATTTAGACGAGTTTATCAGAACAAATATGTTGGAGGAGCAAGATGCAGAATTAGAATTTATCCAACTTAAAGAAAGTTTTTTGACTTTAATGGACGCTAAAACCAACATTGAAAAAGCCAAGGAGCAAATCAAACAATTAACACCAATCAATGAAATTGCGATAACACTAACCAACATCAAAGCAGATTTATACCGATTAGAAAAATCAAAAGAAACGGCTGTTTATTGGTTTGCAAAGAAAGGTGTTGAGTTAGGCGAAAAGGAATTGGAGAATTGTAAGCAAGAATTGAAACGATTGAATGATGAATTAGGCGGATTGCGAGATAAGGAAGAGAAACTAAAACAAGAGGAAAGAACGATTTCAATATCTATTGAAAAAGATGAAGTTGGAAGTAAAATCAATGAATTAGAAAAAGAAATCAAACAACTTGACAGAAGCAAGGAATTAAGAAGTAGCAAGCTTGACGAATACAACAAGGTTGCTCAAAACATTGAACTGAATACCCACCCAAGTGAAGAAACTTTTAGTGCCAATAGAGAAAAAGCAAAGCAGTTAAAACAAAGCACACAACAAAAAATTGATGATGAAAGTGAAAATCTTCGTGCTTTGAAGAATAATGCAGATGATTTGGAGAAATCGACCAACGAATTGGTAATAACCATTCAAACACTTCAAAAGAACAAAAACAATATTGCTGGGCGTGAAGCCGAAATCCGAGATGAAATTATTGCACACATTGGAGCAGGCCACGAAGAAATTCCTTTTATAGGCGAACTCATCAAAGTAAAAGAAGATGAATTGGCATGGGAATCTTCAATCGAAAAAGTATTGCACAATTTTGCTTTGCGATTGATTGTTCCGCCAAAGTATTATACACAAGTAAACCAATATGTGAACAGTAATAATTTGAGAGGCAGAATTCGTTATGATAAATATGAAGAGCAAGATTATCTTAAAAACCTACGACACAAGGAAATCAACGAAAAATCTTTAATCAATAAAATTGATATAAAACCAAAAACACAATACAACGAATGGATTGAAGACTATTTAGAAAATCAATTTGATTTTGTTTGCGTGGATAATCTTGCCGAATTTGAACGCCATTCTGAAATGGCACTTACCCAAAGTGGTTTAATAAAATTCAAAAGAGGAAAACACGAAAAAGACGACCGTCCACACATTACCAGAAAAGAAAACTATGTTTTAGGTTGGGACAACAAAGAGAAAATTGCGGTATTAAAGAAGGAATTGACCAATCTGCAAAACCAGCAAACTGAAAATAAAAAAGCAATAACAAGTAAAAATGATGAAATAAAAAAATTAGGAACATTCAAAGATGAATGCCATAACTTGTTTTCAAAATTTGAAAAATACGATGATATAAATTGGCAGACATATGCCCAAGAAATTCATGAAAAAGAAAAATTGAAAGCAGACTTAGAAAAAACCAATGACCGAGTAAAAATGTTGCAAGAGCAATTAGAAAAGGTTCAAAAAGATTTAAAACAGCTTTTGGAAGTTGATATTAAGAATAAAGACAGAGAATTTTTTCAAACCGAAGAAAGACAAAAAAGTATTGGCAAAACAATATCGGATAACAAATCAATTAGTGATCCTTTGGGAAATATTGATATTTCTGCATTTGAAACGCAAAATCCAAATTTGTTGAACATTAGATACTCAAATTTTGAAACAAGTCGTAAAAATTTCCAAGACGAAAATTCAAAGGAGACAAAAAAACTTGAAGAACAAAAAGGAGAAAACGAGAATGAAGTAAGAATTAAAATAAACGCTTTTAAACAGCCGTCAGAAGAAATTTTAGGCAAATTTAAAGATTGGCGTTCCGATGTTAATTCGCTTCCTGATTCAACACATTTGGAATTAATCAGTGAATATCAAAGCTTTTTGAACAAATTAAAACAAGACAATCTTCCGAAATTTGATAAAAAATTCAACGATTATCTTCAAGAAACCATTACCAACAAAGTTGGTGATTTTAGGATGTTCTTTGAAAACTGGTCGGATTCAATCAAAGAAAACATCAGACATTTGAATGATTCTTTGAAAGAAATAGATTTTAAAAGCAATCCTAAAACATACATTCAACTTGTTGCACCCAATAAAATTAATGATGAAGTAAAAGAGTTTAGAAAACTATTGGACGAAGCTGTTCCCAATGTTTATCAAATGGAAAAAACAATTGAAGGAAGAGAATATCACTTTAATAATCATATTCATCCATTTATAGAAAAGTTGGACAAAGAAGAATGGCGTAAAAAAGTAATGGATGTTCGTTTTTGGTTTAGCTACAAAGCCGAAGAGTTTTACAAAGAAACTAATAAAAAATTCAAGACCTACGAAGCAATGGGGCAACTTTCTGGTGGAGAAAAGGCACAACTTACCTATACGATTTTAGGTTCTGCAATCGCTTATCAGTTTGGTTTAACAAACGAAGGTTTACAAACGAACTCTTTCCGATTTATTGCCATTGACGAAGCCTTTAAAGCACAAGACGAAGACAAAGCACGCTACTTGATTACGCTTTGCAAACAACTTCATTTACAATTATTAGTAGTTACACCAAGTGATAATATTCACATTGTCGAGAATGATATTTCTTTTGTTCACTTTGTAGAACGCAAAGAGGAAAGACATTCTTGGCTGTACGATATGCCGATTGAGCAATTCAAAGAAGAAAAAGCGAATTATCTGAATAAATGA
- a CDS encoding DUF481 domain-containing protein, which produces MKPLLLIATLLVGLYSKSQIVNIEKERFVNDTTGWAGSGDFGFSFGKQQNTFYTLYANAHVQYKNEKNLYLLLGSYEMIKGKSEKILNGGFLHFRYNYKIRNWVRWEAFTQIQHNELTALKLRYLIGTGPRFKLSQKEKYKFYLGYHYMFEYEINEAETEKLKQHRVNAYLSFTIKPNDIVELTSTTYYQPLISNMKDYRITTDNAIHFSINSFLSLYMSYRLTYDAVPPIGSATKLTYLWNNGLSFEW; this is translated from the coding sequence ATGAAACCATTACTATTAATAGCAACTTTGTTGGTTGGCTTATACTCAAAATCGCAGATTGTAAATATTGAAAAAGAAAGATTTGTTAACGATACAACAGGTTGGGCTGGTAGTGGCGATTTTGGTTTTTCGTTTGGAAAACAACAAAATACATTTTATACACTTTATGCCAATGCTCATGTCCAATATAAAAATGAAAAAAACTTATATTTATTATTAGGAAGCTATGAGATGATAAAAGGCAAATCTGAGAAAATTTTAAATGGTGGTTTTTTGCATTTTAGATACAATTATAAAATAAGAAATTGGGTGCGTTGGGAAGCTTTTACGCAAATTCAACACAACGAATTAACTGCACTTAAATTAAGATATTTGATAGGCACTGGTCCTAGATTTAAATTATCGCAAAAAGAAAAATATAAATTTTATTTAGGTTATCACTATATGTTCGAGTACGAAATCAATGAAGCAGAAACTGAAAAACTAAAGCAACATAGAGTAAATGCCTATTTAAGTTTTACTATAAAACCTAATGATATAGTAGAACTAACTAGCACTACTTATTATCAACCATTAATTAGCAATATGAAAGACTATAGAATTACTACAGATAATGCTATTCACTTTTCTATCAACAGTTTTTTAAGCTTATACATGAGTTACCGATTAACTTATGATGCTGTTCCACCAATAGGAAGTGCTACAAAACTCACTTATTTATGGAACAATGGCTTGTCGTTTGAATGGTAA
- a CDS encoding OmpH family outer membrane protein yields MKNLSLILNAILFLLVGVLFFLHFKGNNASTTKSTTVKTVKSDNNQTGQIIAYFDIDSFQENYTYYQVKKKEIEKEQDAINYTIEKEQKSLESLANSYQQKLNTMTEEDYYKAQETMMKKQQALEQKAQNLTEKLVKKTDAFNKELMQSIIDYLKEYNADNKYAYILPFTKESPNLLYTDTNYDITEDIINGMNEQYEKKKK; encoded by the coding sequence ATGAAAAATTTATCTTTAATACTCAATGCAATTTTATTTTTATTAGTAGGCGTTTTATTCTTTTTACACTTTAAAGGAAACAATGCTAGTACAACAAAATCTACAACTGTAAAGACAGTTAAGTCAGATAATAATCAAACTGGACAAATAATTGCTTACTTTGATATAGACAGCTTTCAAGAGAATTATACTTATTATCAAGTGAAAAAGAAAGAAATTGAGAAAGAGCAAGATGCCATTAACTATACTATAGAAAAAGAACAAAAATCCTTAGAAAGTTTGGCAAACTCTTATCAGCAGAAATTAAACACCATGACTGAGGAAGATTATTATAAAGCTCAGGAAACCATGATGAAAAAACAACAAGCTTTAGAACAAAAAGCACAAAATTTGACAGAAAAACTAGTTAAAAAAACAGATGCATTTAATAAAGAGTTGATGCAAAGTATTATTGACTATTTAAAGGAATATAATGCAGATAATAAGTACGCTTATATTTTGCCTTTTACTAAAGAATCGCCCAATTTATTGTATACAGATACTAATTATGATATTACAGAAGATATAATAAATGGTATGAACGAACAGTACGAAAAAAAGAAAAAGTAA
- a CDS encoding bifunctional (p)ppGpp synthetase/guanosine-3',5'-bis(diphosphate) 3'-pyrophosphohydrolase, translated as MLVIDEEKERKEIIKDYRQLLRLARPRMQKGDDKRIRHAFEMAVEAHKTQRRKSGEPYIHHPIAVAKIVAEDIGLDTNAVICALLHDTVEDTDVTLDQIKREFGETIAKIIDGLTKIDQISHQTLSSQAENYRKILITLSDDIRVILIKIADRLHNMRTLEGVSKKNQIKTASETLYLYAPLAHRLGLYNIKGELEDLAMKYLEPEKYKEIAKLLEDTKRERNKYINDFIKPIADELEKAGLKARVFGRPKSISSIWNKMKKKGVDFDDVYDKFAIRIVLDVPNKEDELSESFKAFSIVTNKYTANDKRFRNNISKPKSNGYESLHTTVMGPKGRWVEIQIRTERMDEVAEKGLAAHFNYKEGKTTVVNTNVYEEATEKWLLQVRELIKNSNENPLDFVNDFKLELYHKEIYVFTPKGEMRLLPIGATALDFAYDIHTNVGNTTIGAKVNNKLVPISYVLNNGDQVEIITSKKTIANEDWLKFVGTSKAKNKIKDALKEEKRRIAEDGKEILYRKLKKQKINQTDENIQALVQFYKVHSPLDLYYLVGTDDKFLNNISDVPNNGGVLEVAKPKSVRKEKLQRAEVDEYKEQQDKAKNLELVIYDNDNQRIPFEYANCCNPIPGDDVSGFLTIDGVIKVHRTSCNNLINLASRHANRIVNTRWKVKEAPFLTKINVTGLDNMGVIAKLTRVISQNMKLNMKSIFLESKDGVFEGYIEVFVRNNDQLKKLLENINNLKGLISAKRELD; from the coding sequence ATGCTGGTAATTGACGAAGAAAAAGAAAGAAAAGAAATCATTAAAGATTATAGACAGTTGCTACGACTAGCACGACCTCGCATGCAAAAAGGCGATGATAAACGCATTCGTCATGCATTTGAAATGGCTGTAGAAGCACATAAAACTCAAAGAAGAAAATCTGGTGAACCATACATACATCATCCAATTGCTGTCGCTAAAATTGTAGCAGAAGATATTGGCTTAGATACCAATGCTGTTATTTGTGCTTTACTACACGATACTGTTGAAGATACTGATGTAACGCTAGACCAAATTAAAAGAGAGTTTGGCGAAACCATTGCAAAAATTATAGATGGATTAACTAAAATTGACCAAATTTCGCATCAAACACTATCATCACAAGCAGAAAATTATAGAAAAATACTCATTACACTTTCTGATGATATTAGAGTAATCCTTATAAAAATTGCTGACAGATTACACAATATGCGAACACTAGAAGGTGTTTCAAAGAAAAATCAAATTAAAACAGCATCTGAAACACTCTATTTGTACGCACCATTAGCACATCGTTTGGGTTTGTATAATATTAAAGGTGAGTTAGAAGATTTAGCAATGAAATATCTTGAACCAGAAAAATATAAAGAAATTGCTAAATTGTTGGAAGATACCAAAAGAGAACGCAACAAATACATCAACGACTTTATTAAACCAATTGCTGATGAATTAGAAAAAGCTGGATTGAAGGCGAGAGTCTTTGGGCGACCTAAATCCATTTCTTCTATTTGGAATAAAATGAAGAAAAAAGGAGTAGACTTTGATGATGTATACGACAAATTTGCTATTAGAATTGTCCTTGATGTTCCTAATAAAGAAGACGAATTAAGTGAAAGTTTTAAAGCATTTTCTATTGTAACTAATAAATATACTGCCAACGACAAACGATTTCGTAACAACATATCAAAACCAAAAAGCAATGGATATGAGTCTTTGCATACAACGGTAATGGGACCAAAAGGTCGTTGGGTGGAAATTCAAATTCGTACAGAAAGAATGGACGAAGTTGCTGAAAAAGGTTTGGCTGCTCACTTTAATTATAAAGAAGGAAAAACTACAGTTGTTAATACCAATGTGTATGAAGAAGCAACAGAAAAGTGGTTGCTACAAGTAAGAGAGTTAATTAAAAACTCCAACGAAAATCCTTTAGACTTTGTAAATGATTTTAAATTAGAATTATATCACAAAGAAATTTATGTATTTACACCAAAAGGAGAGATGCGTTTACTACCTATTGGTGCTACAGCTTTAGATTTTGCTTATGATATTCATACTAATGTTGGGAATACTACAATCGGAGCTAAAGTCAACAATAAACTAGTACCAATTAGTTATGTGTTGAATAATGGCGACCAAGTTGAAATTATTACTTCCAAAAAAACAATTGCCAACGAAGACTGGTTGAAGTTTGTAGGAACTTCTAAAGCAAAAAATAAAATTAAAGATGCTTTAAAAGAAGAGAAACGAAGAATTGCAGAAGATGGAAAAGAAATTTTATATCGTAAGTTGAAGAAACAAAAAATCAACCAAACTGACGAGAATATACAAGCACTCGTACAATTTTATAAAGTACACTCACCATTAGATTTATATTATCTAGTTGGAACAGATGATAAATTTTTAAATAATATTTCAGATGTTCCAAATAATGGTGGTGTATTAGAAGTCGCAAAACCAAAATCAGTAAGAAAAGAAAAACTACAAAGAGCCGAAGTTGACGAATACAAAGAACAGCAAGACAAAGCAAAAAACTTAGAGCTAGTTATTTATGATAACGACAATCAAAGAATTCCGTTTGAATACGCCAATTGCTGCAATCCAATTCCAGGTGATGATGTTTCTGGTTTCTTAACAATAGATGGTGTTATAAAAGTACACAGAACAAGCTGTAATAACTTAATCAACTTAGCATCTCGTCATGCTAACAGAATTGTAAATACGCGTTGGAAAGTAAAAGAAGCACCATTTCTCACAAAGATTAATGTTACAGGTTTAGATAATATGGGTGTTATTGCAAAGCTAACACGAGTTATTTCGCAAAACATGAAACTCAATATGAAGTCTATATTTTTAGAATCTAAAGATGGCGTGTTTGAAGGATATATAGAAGTTTTTGTTCGCAATAACGACCAACTTAAAAAGTTATTAGAAAACATCAATAATTTAAAAGGATTAATTTCAGCCAAAAGAGAATTAGATTAA
- the clpP gene encoding ATP-dependent Clp endopeptidase proteolytic subunit ClpP yields MNFGQEFKKYATKHKGINSAYIDKFIDANVTNLTPNIIEERPMNVAALDVFSRLMMDRIIFMGTAIDDYVANIIMAQLLFLESADNTRDVQIYINSPGGSVYAGLGIYDTMQYINPDVATICTGMAASMAAVLLTAGAKGKRSALKHSRVMIHQPMGGVQGQQTDIEISYKEITKLKRELYEIIANHSGQDYDKVEKDSDRDYWMTAPEAKEYGMIDEVLLRNEK; encoded by the coding sequence ATGAATTTTGGACAAGAATTTAAAAAGTATGCCACCAAACACAAAGGCATCAACAGTGCGTATATAGATAAATTTATAGACGCCAATGTTACCAACCTAACACCAAATATTATCGAAGAAAGACCTATGAATGTTGCTGCATTAGATGTTTTTTCTCGTTTAATGATGGACAGAATTATTTTTATGGGAACTGCCATAGATGATTATGTGGCTAACATTATTATGGCACAGTTGCTTTTCTTAGAAAGTGCTGATAACACTAGAGATGTACAAATTTACATCAACTCGCCTGGTGGAAGTGTTTACGCTGGTTTAGGTATTTACGATACCATGCAGTATATTAATCCAGATGTAGCGACAATTTGTACAGGAATGGCTGCTTCTATGGCTGCTGTGTTATTAACTGCTGGTGCAAAAGGCAAAAGAAGTGCTTTAAAACACTCTAGAGTAATGATTCATCAACCAATGGGTGGTGTACAAGGACAACAAACTGATATTGAAATATCCTATAAAGAAATTACCAAGTTAAAAAGAGAGTTGTACGAAATTATAGCGAACCATAGTGGACAAGACTATGACAAAGTAGAAAAAGACAGTGATAGAGATTACTGGATGACAGCTCCTGAAGCTAAAGAATATGGTATGATAGACGAAGTATTATTGCGAAACGAGAAGTAA